One Nitrospiria bacterium genomic window, TTAAAAAGATTTCTCCAAAAATTCCTAAAACAACAAAGAGGATGATCGCATAACCCCGGTGAAGGAAATTCTCCTCACTTTTAAGACTTAATAACATAACGACAAACAGATAGAGAACTAAAATCGCTCCCGCATAAAGAATCACCTGTACAACAGCAACAAATTCCGCATTCAGGATCACAAAAAACCCGGCGACATGAAGGAGCATAGTCAGGAGGGACATTCCGCAATGAACCGGGTTTCGAAGACTGACGGTCATGATGGCGGTAAGGATGGTAATGGTGGCGCAGTAATAAAAAAACAGGGAAGTCGGGGTCACTTCCTTTTATTCCTTTCGCGACAGTACTGAGAAGGGAAATTTGTAGCGGTATTCCAGACTGGCTTGATCTTCTTTTTCCTGATCATGAGCCACAAGATACTTTTTCGCATCTACCATTAATTGATCACCGATAGCATAAAGCTTATCCTTGTCAAAAATCAGGTCCCGCTTATTATCCGTTGAGTAATCATACATCTTGGTCATCGCCAAAGCGTTGACCGGACACGCTTCCACACAGTAACCACAAAACACACACTTGGTCATGTCGATATAGAATTCCGTAGCAATCCGCTTCAAGGGCATGGTTTTATCTTCTTCGCTGACCACCTTGATACATTTGGAAGGACACGCCGCTTCACACAAATCACACCCAACACAGCGTTCAACCCCATCCTCATAACGAAGAAGACACAGCGCTCCTCGATGGGTATCCGGAAGTGAAATTTTTTCGTGAGGATATTGGAGAGTGACGGGTTTGACGAACATGTGTTTAAACGTTAACACATGGGCCTTCAAAATTTCGGTCATTAAAACATTTTTAAAAAATTCCTTAATACTCACGCCTTCTCTCCTCCCTTATCTTCTTGAGGGTCAGGGGCCACCGCGGCCACACTTTCTTCTGGCTGTGATTTGGGGGGAGCATCAGCGGTTTTGGTCAAAGAAACCCGTGCCGATTTAAAATAGGGAACGCCGGTTAGGGCATCCACCTCGCAGGCAAAAAGATCCTTAACCGGGGGATCGTTAAAATGTTCCGGGTAAAATAAAAGCCCTTCCGGAAGCATGGCATCCACCTCCACCACCAGTTCCACACTTCCATTTTCGGAATCCATCCGAACCCGAGCCCCATCCCCTAATTGAAGACGTTCACTGTCCGCGGGGTTGATACGCAGGAAATTCTTTGGATAAATTTCCATTAACCCCTTATCCCTTGTGGAAAGCTTTCCTGAATGGTAAAGAATTTGTCCCATAACCAGGTGGTATGGATATGACCCGGGAGGGGTAGAAGGAACGAGTTGATATCTCTCCATGATTCCCTCATGAAAAGCGCCCGAGAGATAAGAAGAGAGGGATCGCCGATTTTTCTTTGAATGGCCTTCATAATATTGAGGAACTAATCCTTCAATTTCCTTCTGAATTTCATCGGACTCCAGATATTCCATGGGGTATCCCATTGCACCTGAAAGCTCAGAGAAAATCTGCCAATCTGCCCGACTTTCCCCAACAGGATCCATTGCCTGTTTGACGGGGAGAACCATTCCGGTCATTCCTGTAAAGGTTCCGGTTTTTTCAATATAGGTGCAGGCAGGAAGAACCACATGAGCCAGTTGACCGGTTTCGGTCAGAAAAGGGTCCTGTACGATAATGAATTCGACCTTTTCAAGGGCCTCCTTGACATTGACCGAAGCAGGCAATGTTCCCAAAGGATTTTCACCCACCAAATAAAGGGCCTTAATTTCCCCCTGTCTGGCTTTTTCGATGATTCCCATTAAATGGGACCCGCTATGGGTCGGAAGTATCTCTCCCCAAGATTGTTCGACCTTGTCTCGAAGATTGACATCGCCATAGGGAACCTGACCGGGTAAAAATTCAGAAGTTGCCCCCATGTCTACCGCCCCTTGTTCGTTATTCTCCTCACACAAAGGGATAATCCCACAACCGTCACGATCCAATTTTCCAGCAAGGATTGCCAAATCCATCAGGACTTTCATATTCTCAAACCCTCGATGGGTTTTGAGAATGCCTTCTCCAACAAAAAGGACAGCACTCTCTGTTTCCAAATAAAGTTTTGCAACCTCTAAAAGGGTTTCACGGGGAATTCCGGTGTGCTCTACAACCTGCTCCAAAGAGATGCTTTGGACCGCATCCCTCAATTTGGAGACAGGACCATCCGACTTCCCCGCCACCGAGGAATCCCCAAGGTTTTCTTCAATAAGAATTTTAACCAAACCACGAATGAACCATCCTTCTGATCCTGGTTTTATCGGAAGATGATGGCTTGCAAGTTCGGCCAAATTGGTTTTCATGGGATGGACCACAACAACCTGTGCTTTGTACCTCCGCAGGGCTTCTTTTACGCGTAAGCCAATGATGGGGTTGGTCTCTGTGAGATCCGACCCGATGACCAAAATCGTTTGAGCTTTGGTTATCTCTTCATATGATAACCCCTGGGTTCCAAATTGCGCGATGGGGGATAATGCCCGCACCGCATTCATATGCCCGTAACGCGCAGAACTATCAATCCGATTAGAACCCAAGGCAACCCGCATAAATTTCTGAAACAGGTAGAGATCTTCATTGGTGCACCGAGCGGAAATTAGTCCCGCAATGCTTTTCCCTCCGTATACCGCCTTGATCTCCGATAAGCGTTTGGAGACCATTTCGGTAGCGTCCCACCAGGAGGTTTCTTCCAATTGGTTATTGGTTTTAATTAATGGAACCTGAAGACGCTCTGGGCTGGTGATGTACCTAAATCCGTAACGGCCTCGAACACAGATTCCACCATGGCCCGATTTTGTGGACTCCCGTTCACCCCATTTTTCTGTCCAAGAAAGAGGTGAATCCACCTGGATGACTTCTTTCTCCTCTTTAATATTGAGGATGATCTGGCAGGCATCGGGACAAAAGTTACAAGTGGTTTGGGTCTTCACCAACTGCCAAGGCTTGAATTTATATTTTGAATATTTGTCAGTAATGGCTCCCACGGGACACACGGTCATACAATCACCGCAAAACTCACAGAACAGGGGTACATCCCCATGGGCGACGACATGGGTCTGCCCGTCTTTTTTCATAAAACGGAGGGCATCCACCATTTGAACCTCTTTACAAATATTAATGCACTGTCCGCAGAGAATACATCGTTCCATATTAAAATCCAGGACGATGCTCCGGGTGTCTTCGGGAATTCCCTTTTGCTTGACGGGACCAATGGAACCGATACCAAAATTAAACGTCATGTCCTGTAATTCACAATGGCCATCTGCATCGCAAACCGGGCAATCCAAGGGGTGTGTGGTCAGGTGTTTTTCAATGGCCTTTTTTTGGGCCTCAAAAAGCTCGGGGGTACCTGTGGTCACCACCATCGGCTCTTTCACAGGGGCCGTACAGGATCGAACGGGCATTTTTTTTCCTTCTACCCCCACCAGGCATATTCCACAGGACCCGAAGGGTTTGAAGGTATAATGGTAACACATGGCCGGAAGAATCTTCCCCATACTGGTAATCACGTCATAGAGGGACGTTCCCTTTTCAGCCATGACCTTCTCACCGTCAATGGTGCACTCAATCATCTCTTTTTTACCTAGATTGATGAGCTGTTCTGCCATTTAAAAAACTCCATTAAAACTAACGATCACATTCACCCATGACGATGTCATAGGTTCCAAAAATGGTAACAATATCGGCGATCATATACCCCTTTGCCATAAAATCAAAGGCCCCCATATGAATAAAGGATGGGGCCCTGATTTTCAAGCGGAAAGGTTTGCCGGACCCATCACTGACAATGTAAAAACCAAGCTCCCCCTTGTGGGCCTCGGTTCCACAATAAATTTCTCCTTTTGGAGGCCTCATTCCCTCACTATACAGTTTAAACTGGGCAATCATGCTTTCAAGATTGTTAAAAACCCGCTCTTTGGAAGGAGCCACCACCTTCGGAGAATCGGCCTTTATGGGGCCTTCGGGAAGCTGATCCAGACATTGACGAATGATTTTACAGCTTTCTTTGAGTTCCTCAATTCGGATCCAATACCGGTCGTAAGTATCCCCGTTTTTTCCAAGAGGAACATTCCATTCCACTTTATCGTAGGCACCGTAAGGCTCCGCTTTGCGAAGATCATAATCTACCCCCGATCCCCGAAGCGTGGGGCCACTCAAACCGAAACTAATGGCATCTTCAGCGGAAATCACCGCAATATGTTTTGTCCGCGCAATCCAGATCCGGTTGGTTTCCAGCAAGGTATTGTACTCCTCGATCTTGGGGGGAAAATAATCCAAAAACTCATACAGCTCCTTGAGCAGCGAGGGCCGGATGTCACTTTCCACCCCTCCGATGCGATACCAACTGGTGGTCAAACGGGCCCCGCAAAGCTGGTCAAACCAGTCCAGCAAAATCTCCCGTTCTCGAAAAGTATAGAAAAAAACGGTCATGGCTCCAATATCGAGGGCCTGAGTCCCAAGCCAAAAAAGGTGCCCAATGATGCGTTGTATTTCAGCAACAATGGTTCTTAGGTATTCACACCTCTCGGGAACCTTTAAATCGTAGAGTTTTTCCACCGCACGGACATACGCAAAATTATTGTACATCGCACACACGTAATCCAACCGGTCCGTATGAGGGATAAACTGCATGTAGGTACCATCCTCGGCAAGCTTCTCCACCCCGCGATGAAGAAAACCCAAAACCGGGGTGGCCCTTACAATCCGCTCTCCCTCCAGCTCTAAAATCACCTTGAGGACCCCATGGGTGCTGGGATGCTGGGGTCCCATGCTCAGCATGAGCTCCTCCGTTCTCAACAGCGGAAGCTGAGACTCCTCCCCAAGCACAACCCCTTCAGGTAATTCGGCTGTTGGTGGTTCAAACCGGTGGTCGGCCATTCAATCTCCTATTGGTTGCTTGGCTTCTGCATAAATTCAAAGGTATCGCGCCACCCTCTTCCCCTCATGGGAAAATCTTTCCGCAAGGGATATCCCTCATTATATTCATCGGGAAGTAGAATCCGTGTGAGATTGGGATGATGAAGAAAGCGTATCCCCATCATGTCGAACACCTCCCGTTCCATAAAATCGGCCCCCTTCCATAAATCCGTCACCGAATCAATGGAGCAGTCCTCTTCTGCGACCCGGGCTTTCACGCGGATTCGCCGGCGTTTTCGAATGGAATAGAACTCATAGACCACTTCAAACCGTTCCTTTTGTCCAAGGTAATCCACGGAGCTGACATGAACGATATAGTCAAAATCCATTTCCGGGTCATCGTGCAAATACTGGCATAGAGCATGGAACCCATCTTTTTTCACCTGCACCGAAAGATCCCCCCGATAATCACTCCAAGAAACAAAATATTCAGAGAATCTCTGTTGAATTTTTTCTACAATAGGATTTATTTCACTCATACTTTTTTCTCAAAAACCCTTCTCTCCATAATCTTCTGTTGTAACTTCAAAACCCCATCGAAAAGGGCTTCCGGTGTCGGAGGGCAGCCCGGAACATAAATATCCACAGGAACAAAATGATCCACCCCCTGAACCACAGCATAGGTATCATAAATATTACCGGAGGTGGCACAAGAACCCATGGCAATTACATATTTGGGCTCGGGCATCTGATCATATACCTTCCGTATTACCGGTGCCATTCGCCTGCAGACTGTCCCTGCCACAATCATGAGATCCGACTGCCGGGGAGAACCACGAAAAACCCCTGCCCCGTACCGGTCCATGTCATAACGAGAAGAGACCGCCGCAATCATCTCAATGGCACAACAGGCCAACCCGAAAGTCATGGGCCAAAGGGAGCTTTTTCTGGCCCAATTGACTGCGTTTTCAAGTGTGGTTATGATAAATCCAGGATCCCCGCTTTTTGATTCCGAAATTCCTTGGATTTGGGTTAATCCCATTCGTAGGCTCCTTTCTTCCAAGCATATCCATACCCTAATACAAAAAGGAGAATAAAAATAATCATCTCTAGAAACCCAATAAATCCAAGATTATCAAAAACAATGGCCCAAGGATATAAGAAAATGATTTCCACATCAAAAATGACAAAGAGCATCGCAATTATGTAGTAACGAACAGGAAAAGGCATGCGTGCGTCGGAAATAGGCTCGCTTCCGCATTCATAAGGGGTAAGTTTTTCGACGTTGGCAACTCGAGGTTGGCCCCAATAACTCAGGACCAGTGTGCCCACCGCAAAGACAAAAACTGCGAAGATAAAAACTAAGACAGGAAAATAATTTCCTAAGTAGCTGGAAAAGGCTGCATTCGCTTCCATGAAGAGCCCTTTTTATTAATAAAATCAATAAACTGTTGATTTTAATAAAAATTGCCCCGAAAAACCCTTTGGGGCAAAATACCTCTGTATTTTCACACTCTTAAATAGAAAAGTCAATTGGGGAAAGGAACTAATTCAGCCCATGGAAGATATAGGTTAAATGTTCAAATGAAGTAGGCCAAAAGACCTATATCCTGAAAAACGGTTTTTCCCGGATTATAAAAGTTTATTTTTCAAAAAGTGCTACCCCTGGCCAAATTAATGATTTGAAAAAAAATTTGATTATGGGAAAAGGTTTATATAAAATGTGGAATTCGTTAAATTTATTCCATTTTGAACCCTCATTGAAACCACGGGAACCCAACCATGAATACAATGGCCCCCGCTGAAATGATCCAAATCCTGAAACAAAAAGGGTTTAATTTTTTTACCGGGGTTCCCTGCTCGCTTTTCGGAGACACGTTTAGCCTCCTTCATCAGGAAAAGGAAATGCCGTATATCCCCGCTTCCCGAGAAGATGAAGCCGTTGGAATCGCCTGTGGTGCCTATATGGGAACACGGCTTCCCGTGGTCCTCATGCAAAACTCAGGACTTGGAAATTGCCTCAATGCCTTAACTTCCCTCTCGCTGATTTATAAGATTCCATCTCTACTTTTGATTACCTGGCGGGGTGAAGGAGGGAAGGACGCACCTGAACATATTGTAATGGGGGAAGCCTGTACCAAAATTTTGGATGATATCGGTATTCCCCATCGGAACCTTTCCCCTGAAACCTTTGAAAAGGATTTGGATTGGATTCTCTCTATTTTTGAACGGAAACAAATTCCAGCGGCCCTTTGGGTTCGAAAAGGAATTTTATGCTGACCCGAACACAGGCGCTTTTAACCATTTCCGAAAACCTGACCAGCCAACTGGTCATCCATTGTAACGGATACATCGGACGGGAATCCTTTACACTCAAAGACCGCCGGGAAAACTTTTACATGATTGGTTCCATGGGCCTGGCCTCCTCCATTGGTTTTGGTTTGGCCCTCTCCAATCCCCGGAAAAAAGTTATTGTGTTAGACGGGGATGGAAATGTATTGATGAATTTAGGGGCCCTATCCACTATTGGGGTTTTTCAACCGCAAAATCTCACACACATTGTTTTGGATAACGGGGTGTATGGCTCCACTGGAAACCAACCCACACTTTCTTCAAAAATAGATTTAGCCAAAATGGCCATGGCAGCGGGCTACCGTTGGATGAGTAAACCCAACACCATTGAAGAATTGGTCCAAGCGTTCGAGAAATCTCAATCCACCCCAGGCCCTTGTTTAATCCACATCTTAATTCCCCCCACCACCGATGAAACCGGCATCGGACGGGTGACATATACACCAGAGGAGATGACCCGACGGTTAAGGTCCGTGGTGGCAGGACATTAAACATGATTTCCCCTGTTTCACCTTTTATAACCTTTTGACCCTCTCAATAACCCCATGAAAAAAAACATCCTTTTGAATCCAGGCCCCGTCAACACATCTCCCCGGGTCCAGCAGGCTTTATTGAAGGGGGATATGTGTCACCGGGAGGAAGAGATTTTTCATTTGCTCCAGACCATCCGCAAAAATGTCCTCCAAGCTTTTGCCCCCGATGGAGGTTATGGCATCGTATTAATCCCCGGTTCAGGAACCGCCGCTATGGAATCAGCAGTTTCTTCCTGTTTGAGTCCCGGGAAAAAGATGCTCATTGTTAATAACGGCGTCTACGGAGCACGGATTTTAACCATGACCAAAAGTTACGGTTTTTCCACCGTCGAAGTTCAATCCTCATGGTTGAAACCACCTGATCTTTCCAAAATAGAGAAGCATTTATCAGAGGATCCTTCCATCGAAGTCGTGGCCATGGTTCACCATGAAACCACCACCGGGTTAATCAATCCCATCACCCGTCTTGGAGAACTGGTTCATCAATATCAGCGGACCTTCCTGGTGGACTCCGTTAGCGGGCTGGGGGGCGAAGAAATTGATTTAAAGAAAAGCCATATTCAATTTTGCGGGGGAACGGCTAACAAATGCATCCAGGGGTTTCCGGGTCTATCGTTTGTCCTAATTCAGGAAAACCAGGTGGACCGGGTGCTTTCTTTCCCGAAGCGTTCCCTTTATTTAAGCCTTTCCACCTATCTTCAAAACGGCCGGTCCCACATCCCTTTCACTCCCCCTGTTCAAATCGCCTATGCATTTTCCGAAGCACTTGAGGAGCTTTTAGAAGAAGGGGTCATCCATAGAATTTCCCGTTATAAAGACGCCTCCACATTACTTCGGGAGGGCTTTAAAAACCTAAACTTAGACCTTTTGCTTCCTGAGGGCCTCCGATCCAATACCATCACCAGTCTCAAATTCCCAAAAGGGATGACCTATAAAACCCTCCACGACCAACTTCGAGAAAAAGGGTTTATTATTTATGCGGGCCAGGGTAAGTTGGAATCGGAAATATTCCGTGTGGCCAATATGGGCCACCTTACCCAGAATGACTTTAAACACTTTTTGAATGCGTTAGAGGAAACCCTAAAAGGAAGGTCATGAGAGCAATTATTCTTGCCGCGGGCAAAGGAAAGCGCCTTGTAGCGCTCACACAACATTGCCCAAAATCTCTTATTCCCGTGGGAGGGGTTCCCATTCTTTCAAGGTTCTTAGGGGCTCTGGAAGCCGTCGGGATTAAAGACATCGTCATTGTGGTGGGGTACCTTGAGGAGAAAATGACGCAGTTTATCAAAGATTCCCACCCCCATCTCAACATTCAAACAACGGTCAACCCGGATTATCTGCGGGGAAGTATCTTATCCCTATGGGCGGCCCGGGAATTCTTCAATGATGACCTTTTGATCATGGATGCGGATGTTCTCTTCCCTAAACAATTTCTATCCATGCTGATCCAGTCCCCTCACCCTGATCTCATGTTATTGGATCAATCGGTACAAAGCCACGGAGAAGAACAGATGCTTTTGATAAAAAACAACCGTGTCATCGATTGCACCAAAAAAGTTCAGGGGAAAGGCCCCGAGGATTTCGATCTGATGGGAGAAGGCATCGGTTTTTTGAAAATTTCCCGTTCATCGTCCGAAAAACTGAAACAGATTATTAAAGATTTTGTAAAACAGGGTGAGGTGGACATGGAATATGAGGACACCTTTCATTCTTTTTTTAATGAAGTGGACGTAAAATTCCTGCCGGTGGGGGGAATGCCATGGACGGAGATCGACTTTCCGGAAGATATTCAAAAGGCCGAAAAATCAATTCTTCCAAAACTTTTAAAATATGAGCAGGAACACCCTCTTTGGAACACCTGAAAAGCCATCAGAAAATTCAGACGGCAGTTGTGTATCTGCCTCCATTTTCTCTTCTGGATAAAAACCAGGCAGAGGACCCCTGGCCCTCTCCCGATATAAAGCTTTTAGGCCTTCCATTATTAAAAAGGTCCTTATTATCACTTTATAAAGCCGGAATCTCTCGATTTTTTGTCTTATCCAAATTCCCCTACCCTCAAACTCAAACCGATATCGATAAAGATATCCGGCTCAATGGAAAGGTCACCTGGATCGTTCAAGGGTCTCCCACATTGCCTGAAAAAAGCATACCTGGCCACGAACCCCTTCTCCTGGTGGGATTAAATGTTCATTTTCTTTGGGGGTTGGCCAAAGAGCTTTGCCATTGGGATTGCGGAACCGACACTTGGATTGTCACCATCCCTGATAGAGGGGCTTCCAACAGTCTGATTCCTTCTGAGATACTTGTCCTTCCTCGAGAAAAATTCAAGGAACCCCCTTTATTAGATCTTGAGACACTGGCCCATAAAATAAAGGATGGAAGGGTAAAAACCTTTCTTGCAAAACCCGAACATCTTTGCTATCCCATAGAAAGCCCCTCTTTTCTTCAAATAATTGAAAAGGAACTTTTAAACAACTTGGGAAGCCCCCTGGACGGAATGGTGGATACCTACCTCAACCGCCCCGCATCAAAAATTCTTACGCGTTTTTTTCTCAAAACACCCATCACCCCCAATCAGATTACCCTTCTTTCCTTCATTATTGGGATTTTGGCAGCCATTGGCTTTGCAATGGAAGGTTATTTCAATTCCATTTTGGGTGCCTTATTGTTTCAATTTTCCTCCACGGTGGACTGCTCCGATGGAGAGGTCGCCCGTCTGAAATTTATGGAGTCCCCTTTTGGTAAATGGTTAGATATCACATTGGATAATATTGCCCATCTGTTGATATTCTCCGCCATTACCTGGACGGCCATTAGGCAAAACCCCGATGGGGGTTTTCTTCAATGGGGCCTTCTTTCTTTGATTGGAATCTCTCTTTCATTCATATCAGTTATTCTTTCAATACGGTTACAGGACAGGACCTCCTCCCTGAACCAAACAGATCAAAACGGTTGGGCCATTTTTTTAATGAATAAATTCATTGCCATGATGGCCAACCGAGATTTTTCTTTGATTGTTTTGATATTGGCTTTGGTAAATAGTCTTCCCTGGCTCTTGATCCTCGTAGGGGCAGGATCCAATCTCTTCGGCCTTTTTTTGTTGGGATTGTTTCTTACGGCTAGGAGCCAGCAAAACGTTTGTCTAAAAGAAAAAGAAATTAAAAAGGAAAGCCCTCAAACGTAATTAGAAAAGGATTTCGTACCGTCTACATGGCCAAACACTGGAATAAAATTAGACTAACGCTTCTTACTCTGGGAATCATTGCCCTGATCCTCATGATCTACCAAATCGGTCCTGGCATTATTTTCAATGAGATCAAAAGTTTGGGGTTTGCCTTAATTATTATTTTTATCCCCTATTTAATCAGCTACTCTTTTGATACTCTGGGATGGAGGGCTACCCTTGGGGAGAACAAAAATAAATTATCATTCCTAAATCTTTTTCTTTCCCGATGTGCCGGCGAAGCAGTCAATTATATTACCCCTTTTGCTTTCGTGGGGGGTGAACCGGTCAAAGCTTATATTCTGAAGCGCTTTCATATTCCTCTAGTACAAGGGTTGGCTTCCGTTGTGATTGCAAAAACAACATTGGTCATCTCTGAAATTATTTTTATTTTGATGGGATTGATCCTTGCGGTATTTAAAATTGAAGGATCGGGGCCTCTTCTTTCGGTTTCCCTTCTACTGCTGTTGGGAGGAATCATCGCCATAGGTCTTTTCTTTTTGGCTCAAAAGAGAGGCCTATTTATGGGAACCCTCTCCCAATTGGAAAGGTTCAAAATCAAATTTCAGATTCTTAAAACCCGGGAAGAAAAAATCCGTTCTCTGGATCAAGCCATTTCCAATTTCTACAACCACGACCAAAAAGGGTTTTATCAATCCATCACCTTTTCTCTTTTCGGGTGGTTTGCAGGGGCCTTTGAAATTTATGCGCTTCTTTACTTTCTGGGAATTCCCATCGGGATTAGTGAAGCCATCATCATTGAAGGCATTGCTTCGATTGTAAAAAGTGCAGCGTTTTTTATTCCCGGAGCTATAGGAGCTCAGGAAGGAGGGAACCTTTTAATCTTCGCGGCTTTTGGATTGGCCGCCAGTACGGGCATCACATTCTCTTTGGTCCGGCGGATTCGGGAACTCCTGCTGATCGGGGGAGGTTTATTGGTTTTAAGCAAACACGAAATTAAAGTTTCTTCCCAATCCCCTCTCTCCGAAAAAGAAACATCCGCGGCTGGGGTTTAAAAAAGTTGGAAATTGATCTTCATTAAAATATTTTTTATTGAAAAGCCTTAAACCTCAAACCTCCTGCCTCTAACTTTTAACGCTTTGGACAATAACCGACTTGAGCCACCCTCTACCCTTTCAGATTGTATAGTTTTTTATAGACTTTAATTTATCCCTGCTCAATACCATATTCTCCGATTCTATCCAGAACGGACTCAATAGCCGCCCGAATAATTGCATCGTTAAATCGGTCTACAATTTTAACCGATTTCGCAACCAAATATTTGAGTTTTTTATTTTGAAACTGCTTTTCTATGTATCCCCATGTATAAACCTGAAAGGAAAAAGTTGAATCAAAACTTTCTGTGGTAGCGTCTTCACCCCCAACCTCCACATAAACCTCACTTTCAGCATACATAAGGATCCTCTGGCAAGGCATTGGGATAATTTAAATAATAGGAACAAACAATCTTTTTAAAACTCTTCATTTCACCATAAGAAAGAAAAAGTGGGCCAATCTCCTCTTAGCTCACCTGAAGTGGTCCCAAATTTAAAATAATTAATTTTGATGTCATTCCGGCTATTTCCGAGCAACGGGAAACGAGCCGCAATCCAGTACTTTTAAATTTCTGGATTCCCGCTTGCGCGGGAATATCACCTTGGATTTTTCTAGGAAAGGAAAAG contains:
- a CDS encoding NADH-quinone oxidoreductase subunit B family protein translates to MGLTQIQGISESKSGDPGFIITTLENAVNWARKSSLWPMTFGLACCAIEMIAAVSSRYDMDRYGAGVFRGSPRQSDLMIVAGTVCRRMAPVIRKVYDQMPEPKYVIAMGSCATSGNIYDTYAVVQGVDHFVPVDIYVPGCPPTPEALFDGVLKLQQKIMERRVFEKKV
- the nuoD gene encoding NADH dehydrogenase (quinone) subunit D — encoded protein: MADHRFEPPTAELPEGVVLGEESQLPLLRTEELMLSMGPQHPSTHGVLKVILELEGERIVRATPVLGFLHRGVEKLAEDGTYMQFIPHTDRLDYVCAMYNNFAYVRAVEKLYDLKVPERCEYLRTIVAEIQRIIGHLFWLGTQALDIGAMTVFFYTFREREILLDWFDQLCGARLTTSWYRIGGVESDIRPSLLKELYEFLDYFPPKIEEYNTLLETNRIWIARTKHIAVISAEDAISFGLSGPTLRGSGVDYDLRKAEPYGAYDKVEWNVPLGKNGDTYDRYWIRIEELKESCKIIRQCLDQLPEGPIKADSPKVVAPSKERVFNNLESMIAQFKLYSEGMRPPKGEIYCGTEAHKGELGFYIVSDGSGKPFRLKIRAPSFIHMGAFDFMAKGYMIADIVTIFGTYDIVMGECDR
- a CDS encoding thiamine pyrophosphate-dependent enzyme: MLTRTQALLTISENLTSQLVIHCNGYIGRESFTLKDRRENFYMIGSMGLASSIGFGLALSNPRKKVIVLDGDGNVLMNLGALSTIGVFQPQNLTHIVLDNGVYGSTGNQPTLSSKIDLAKMAMAAGYRWMSKPNTIEELVQAFEKSQSTPGPCLIHILIPPTTDETGIGRVTYTPEEMTRRLRSVVAGH
- a CDS encoding thiamine pyrophosphate-binding protein; protein product: MNTMAPAEMIQILKQKGFNFFTGVPCSLFGDTFSLLHQEKEMPYIPASREDEAVGIACGAYMGTRLPVVLMQNSGLGNCLNALTSLSLIYKIPSLLLITWRGEGGKDAPEHIVMGEACTKILDDIGIPHRNLSPETFEKDLDWILSIFERKQIPAALWVRKGILC
- the nuoI gene encoding NADH-quinone oxidoreductase subunit NuoI, whose translation is MSIKEFFKNVLMTEILKAHVLTFKHMFVKPVTLQYPHEKISLPDTHRGALCLLRYEDGVERCVGCDLCEAACPSKCIKVVSEEDKTMPLKRIATEFYIDMTKCVFCGYCVEACPVNALAMTKMYDYSTDNKRDLIFDKDKLYAIGDQLMVDAKKYLVAHDQEKEDQASLEYRYKFPFSVLSRKE
- the ndhC gene encoding NADH-quinone oxidoreductase subunit A, giving the protein MEANAAFSSYLGNYFPVLVFIFAVFVFAVGTLVLSYWGQPRVANVEKLTPYECGSEPISDARMPFPVRYYIIAMLFVIFDVEIIFLYPWAIVFDNLGFIGFLEMIIFILLFVLGYGYAWKKGAYEWD
- a CDS encoding NADH-quinone oxidoreductase subunit C, with amino-acid sequence MSEINPIVEKIQQRFSEYFVSWSDYRGDLSVQVKKDGFHALCQYLHDDPEMDFDYIVHVSSVDYLGQKERFEVVYEFYSIRKRRRIRVKARVAEEDCSIDSVTDLWKGADFMEREVFDMMGIRFLHHPNLTRILLPDEYNEGYPLRKDFPMRGRGWRDTFEFMQKPSNQ
- a CDS encoding molybdopterin-dependent oxidoreductase, with product MAEQLINLGKKEMIECTIDGEKVMAEKGTSLYDVITSMGKILPAMCYHYTFKPFGSCGICLVGVEGKKMPVRSCTAPVKEPMVVTTGTPELFEAQKKAIEKHLTTHPLDCPVCDADGHCELQDMTFNFGIGSIGPVKQKGIPEDTRSIVLDFNMERCILCGQCINICKEVQMVDALRFMKKDGQTHVVAHGDVPLFCEFCGDCMTVCPVGAITDKYSKYKFKPWQLVKTQTTCNFCPDACQIILNIKEEKEVIQVDSPLSWTEKWGERESTKSGHGGICVRGRYGFRYITSPERLQVPLIKTNNQLEETSWWDATEMVSKRLSEIKAVYGGKSIAGLISARCTNEDLYLFQKFMRVALGSNRIDSSARYGHMNAVRALSPIAQFGTQGLSYEEITKAQTILVIGSDLTETNPIIGLRVKEALRRYKAQVVVVHPMKTNLAELASHHLPIKPGSEGWFIRGLVKILIEENLGDSSVAGKSDGPVSKLRDAVQSISLEQVVEHTGIPRETLLEVAKLYLETESAVLFVGEGILKTHRGFENMKVLMDLAILAGKLDRDGCGIIPLCEENNEQGAVDMGATSEFLPGQVPYGDVNLRDKVEQSWGEILPTHSGSHLMGIIEKARQGEIKALYLVGENPLGTLPASVNVKEALEKVEFIIVQDPFLTETGQLAHVVLPACTYIEKTGTFTGMTGMVLPVKQAMDPVGESRADWQIFSELSGAMGYPMEYLESDEIQKEIEGLVPQYYEGHSKKNRRSLSSYLSGAFHEGIMERYQLVPSTPPGSYPYHLVMGQILYHSGKLSTRDKGLMEIYPKNFLRINPADSERLQLGDGARVRMDSENGSVELVVEVDAMLPEGLLFYPEHFNDPPVKDLFACEVDALTGVPYFKSARVSLTKTADAPPKSQPEESVAAVAPDPQEDKGGEKA
- a CDS encoding NADH-quinone oxidoreductase subunit J — translated: MTPTSLFFYYCATITILTAIMTVSLRNPVHCGMSLLTMLLHVAGFFVILNAEFVAVVQVILYAGAILVLYLFVVMLLSLKSEENFLHRGYAIILFVVLGIFGEIFLILMKSPFAGRLGEFTADRVTEIGNPHAIGLLLFNDYLLPFEIIGVFLLGAIVGAIALAKVPFQQHLKERFERRRMRGQGNP